Proteins from one Nitrobacteraceae bacterium AZCC 2146 genomic window:
- a CDS encoding localization factor PodJL (product_source=KO:K13582; cath_funfam=1.20.5.170,1.25.40.10; cog=COG0790,COG4942; ko=KO:K13582; pfam=PF08238; smart=SM00671; superfamily=47598,58018,58042,81901): MNSRVSWSVEGIEPSVRERAEAAARRAGMSLGDWMNSTISESSTNFTSPNARPRTEQPPLARRPATLPQRDAADVAEIHQRLDAITRQIDQFSRPAARNEPGVARQLNDAISRLDARLSQISEPAARPHPQRSPDMVERAAAQVYSSSPPIDPFSLDFAISEIAARQGELDGTPRMMPPRQAPPIAPAFAPPPAYAPALDMSGLERQLFQITSKIEALQRPDTGIEQSIATFRSELAEIRNVITEAMPRRAIESIENEIRSLGRRIDDSRQSGIDGQALAGVERALSEIHETLRTLTPAEQLAGFDDAIRNLGGKIDLIVRSSDDPGTLQQLEGAIAALRAIVSNVASNEALGRLSDDLHTLSSKVDQLARADNSVSFAALEQRIATLTTALENRERPAAASSDHLEIALQALSNRLDHLPVGNDSSSAFAHLEQRVSYLLERIETTTDPRANNLGRVEDGLQDILRHLERQQSTFAALVDSRSSAPSMDPGLVDTIKRELSDMRFSQSETDRHTQDSLEVVHNTLGHVVDRLAMIEGDLRAVRAAPAAQPAPAPAPIPHAPAPRAAMPAPTTAPIAPPRPQMQNPAQAKAAPMPAPVPAQTRAPQPQVHFDAAPREFAATAISHEPTPAFATPKAISDILDPQPSARPSPAPAMERTAPRPMVDLELPPDHPLEPGTRPQVRVASPSERIAASEDAISELSDGAREQATASSFIAAARRAAQAAAASSPGSDKSRQAAKSTPKGGTTDKGSSTISSKIRSLLVGASVVVIVLGSFKMAMTLLDSSSPAPMADNAHDTTPLVAPEPAEAPARPAAPAPAMPSMTSPTPIGRQSLAAPVPFVAETAAPAMTMPQAPAAPAPTPAPADVTGSIAAPQASAAAPVLPSSNRKLALVPIPAAERLPDTIGGTVLRNAALKGDASAAFEVGVRYAEGKGVTSNYDEAAKWYDRAAQAGVVPAMFRLGTLYEKGLSVKKDLDTARRYYMQAAERGNAKAMHNLAVLDADGGGKGANYKSASLWFRKAAERGVADSQFNLGILYARGIGVEQNLAESFKWFSLAAAQGDADAGRKRDDIAKRLDPQSLAAAKLAIQTFVPEGQPDDAINVASPAGGWDGPAQAAAKPTSAKRAAR; the protein is encoded by the coding sequence ATGAATTCGCGCGTATCGTGGAGTGTTGAGGGGATCGAGCCATCGGTTCGCGAGCGGGCCGAAGCCGCCGCGCGCCGTGCCGGCATGTCGCTGGGCGACTGGATGAACTCGACCATCAGCGAATCCTCGACGAATTTCACCTCGCCGAACGCCCGTCCCCGCACCGAACAGCCGCCGTTGGCCCGGCGCCCGGCAACACTGCCGCAGCGCGATGCCGCCGACGTCGCCGAAATCCATCAGCGCCTCGACGCCATCACCCGGCAGATCGACCAGTTTTCACGTCCTGCCGCCCGCAATGAGCCCGGCGTCGCCCGCCAGCTCAACGACGCGATCTCGCGGCTCGACGCCCGGCTCTCGCAAATCAGCGAACCCGCGGCGCGTCCGCACCCTCAGCGCAGCCCCGACATGGTCGAGCGCGCCGCGGCACAGGTCTACAGTTCGTCGCCGCCGATCGATCCGTTCTCGCTGGATTTCGCGATCTCGGAAATCGCCGCCCGCCAGGGCGAACTCGACGGCACGCCGCGGATGATGCCGCCGCGCCAGGCGCCGCCGATCGCGCCTGCTTTTGCGCCTCCGCCTGCTTACGCGCCCGCGCTGGACATGTCCGGCCTCGAGCGGCAGCTGTTCCAGATCACCAGCAAGATCGAGGCGCTGCAGCGCCCGGACACTGGCATCGAGCAGTCGATCGCCACCTTCCGCTCCGAACTGGCCGAGATCCGCAACGTCATCACCGAAGCGATGCCGCGCCGCGCCATCGAATCGATCGAGAACGAGATCCGCTCGCTGGGCCGCCGCATCGACGACAGCCGGCAGAGCGGCATCGACGGCCAGGCGCTGGCCGGCGTCGAACGCGCGCTTAGCGAAATCCACGAGACCCTGCGGACGCTGACGCCGGCCGAGCAACTCGCCGGCTTCGACGACGCGATCCGCAATCTCGGTGGCAAGATCGACCTGATCGTGCGCTCCAGCGACGATCCCGGCACCCTGCAGCAGCTCGAAGGCGCCATCGCGGCATTGCGCGCGATCGTTTCCAACGTCGCCTCCAACGAAGCGCTGGGCCGGCTCAGTGACGACCTGCACACGCTGTCGTCGAAGGTCGATCAGCTGGCGCGCGCCGACAACAGCGTTTCCTTTGCCGCCCTGGAGCAGCGCATCGCGACGCTGACCACGGCGCTGGAAAACCGCGAGCGGCCCGCTGCGGCCAGCTCCGATCATCTCGAAATCGCCTTGCAGGCGCTGTCCAATCGGCTCGACCATCTGCCGGTCGGCAATGACAGCTCGTCGGCGTTCGCGCATCTCGAACAGCGCGTGTCCTATCTGCTGGAGCGGATCGAGACCACCACCGATCCGCGCGCCAACAATCTCGGCCGCGTCGAGGACGGACTGCAGGATATTCTGCGCCATCTCGAACGGCAGCAGTCGACCTTTGCCGCGCTTGTCGACAGCCGCAGCAGCGCCCCGTCGATGGATCCCGGCCTGGTCGACACCATCAAGCGCGAACTCTCCGACATGCGCTTCAGCCAGTCGGAAACCGACCGCCACACCCAGGACTCCCTCGAAGTCGTTCACAACACCCTCGGCCACGTCGTCGACCGCCTCGCCATGATCGAAGGCGATCTGCGCGCGGTACGTGCCGCGCCCGCGGCACAGCCGGCTCCCGCTCCGGCGCCGATCCCGCATGCGCCGGCGCCGCGCGCCGCGATGCCTGCGCCAACCACTGCGCCGATCGCACCACCGCGTCCGCAGATGCAAAATCCTGCGCAGGCCAAAGCGGCTCCAATGCCCGCCCCGGTGCCGGCGCAAACCCGTGCACCGCAGCCGCAGGTGCATTTCGACGCCGCGCCGCGCGAGTTCGCCGCCACCGCGATCTCCCATGAGCCGACGCCGGCCTTCGCCACGCCGAAGGCGATCAGCGACATTCTCGACCCCCAGCCCAGCGCACGGCCTTCGCCGGCGCCCGCAATGGAGCGCACTGCGCCGCGGCCGATGGTCGATCTCGAATTGCCCCCGGATCATCCGCTGGAGCCGGGCACACGGCCGCAGGTCCGCGTTGCGTCGCCGTCCGAGCGCATCGCCGCGTCCGAAGATGCCATCAGCGAGCTTTCCGATGGCGCCCGCGAACAGGCCACCGCGTCGAGTTTCATCGCTGCTGCGCGCCGCGCCGCGCAGGCCGCCGCGGCGTCCTCACCTGGCAGCGACAAATCCAGGCAAGCTGCCAAGTCCACGCCGAAGGGCGGCACCACCGACAAGGGCAGCTCGACCATCAGTTCGAAAATCCGCTCGCTGCTGGTCGGCGCCAGCGTGGTCGTGATCGTGCTCGGCTCGTTCAAGATGGCGATGACGCTGCTCGACAGCAGTTCGCCGGCGCCGATGGCGGACAATGCCCACGATACTACGCCGCTGGTAGCGCCCGAGCCGGCGGAAGCTCCAGCCCGGCCCGCGGCGCCTGCCCCTGCCATGCCGTCGATGACCTCGCCGACCCCGATCGGCCGGCAGTCGCTGGCGGCGCCCGTGCCGTTTGTCGCGGAAACCGCGGCGCCCGCCATGACCATGCCCCAGGCACCCGCGGCCCCGGCGCCGACGCCGGCTCCTGCCGACGTCACCGGCAGCATCGCAGCGCCGCAGGCCAGCGCCGCCGCACCGGTGCTGCCGTCCAGCAACCGCAAACTGGCCCTGGTGCCGATCCCGGCCGCGGAACGGCTGCCCGACACCATCGGCGGCACGGTGCTGCGCAATGCCGCGCTGAAGGGCGATGCCTCGGCCGCTTTTGAGGTTGGCGTCCGCTATGCCGAAGGCAAGGGCGTGACGTCGAACTACGACGAAGCCGCCAAATGGTATGACCGCGCGGCGCAGGCCGGGGTGGTGCCGGCGATGTTCAGGTTAGGCACGCTCTACGAAAAGGGCCTGAGCGTGAAGAAGGATCTCGACACCGCCCGGCGCTACTACATGCAGGCTGCCGAACGCGGCAACGCCAAGGCGATGCATAACCTCGCGGTGCTGGATGCCGACGGCGGCGGCAAGGGCGCCAACTACAAGAGCGCGTCGCTCTGGTTCCGCAAGGCTGCCGAACGCGGCGTCGCCGACAGCCAGTTCAACCTCGGCATCCTCTATGCCCGCGGCATCGGCGTCGAACAGAACCTCGCCGAATCCTTCAAGTGGTTCAGCCTCGCCGCTGCCCAGGGCGACGCCGACGCCGGCCGCAAGCGCGATGACATCGCCAAACGGCTCGATCCGCAGTCACTTGCCGCCGCCAAGCTGGCGATCCAGACCTTCGTCCCCGAAGGCCAGCCCGACGACGCCATCAATGTGGCTAGTCCGGCCGGCGGCTGGGACGGCCCGGCGCAGGCCGCAGCGAAGCCGACCTCCGCCAAGCGCGCGGCGCGGTAA
- a CDS encoding DNA-binding PadR family transcriptional regulator (product_source=COG1695; cog=COG1695; pfam=PF03551,PF10400; superfamily=46785), whose product MALGDAILACLTECPMTGYELAKTFDASIGFFWKADHQQIYRELSRLRDRGHVQGREVVQSGKPNKLVYTLTPEGRAALRHWAARPSSPALMKDDLLVRLYALDSVDIEPLRDDLMARMEHHRDRAARYERILNKRFPQGTAAPADTGKLLLLRMGLRHESMVAEWCEEALEALPTVSSRTNVVPIQVSQHKDNS is encoded by the coding sequence ATGGCGCTTGGTGACGCAATCCTCGCATGCCTGACCGAATGTCCGATGACGGGCTACGAGCTCGCCAAGACATTCGATGCATCGATCGGCTTCTTCTGGAAGGCCGACCATCAGCAAATCTATCGCGAACTGTCGCGGCTGCGCGACCGCGGCCACGTCCAGGGCCGCGAGGTGGTGCAGTCCGGCAAGCCCAACAAACTCGTCTATACCCTGACACCTGAGGGCAGAGCCGCCCTGCGGCACTGGGCAGCCCGGCCGAGCAGCCCGGCCTTGATGAAGGACGACCTTCTGGTCCGGCTCTACGCACTCGACAGCGTCGACATCGAGCCCCTGCGCGATGACCTGATGGCGCGCATGGAACATCACCGCGACCGCGCCGCCCGCTACGAACGCATCCTGAACAAGCGCTTTCCGCAAGGCACCGCCGCGCCGGCCGACACCGGCAAACTGCTGTTGCTTCGCATGGGACTTCGTCATGAGAGCATGGTGGCGGAGTGGTGCGAAGAGGCGCTCGAAGCCCTGCCGACGGTGTCCAGCCGGACCAACGTGGTTCCGATCCAGGTCAGCCAGCACAAAGACAACAGCTAG
- a CDS encoding hypothetical protein (product_source=Hypo-rule applied; cath_funfam=3.10.450.50; pfam=PF12680; superfamily=54427), with product MTMSGLDKWYAYMKSHDAAALWDLLDPDAVFESPVVHTPQRGRDITFKYLSSAEQVLGGPGFAYRGEWRSKNGAVLEFENEIEGITINGVDIITFGDDGRITHFKVMVRPLKAINLLHRLMGEQLMRQGREAGVAKAQSQS from the coding sequence ATGACCATGAGCGGCCTGGACAAATGGTACGCCTACATGAAGTCGCACGACGCGGCGGCACTCTGGGATCTGCTTGATCCCGATGCCGTCTTCGAAAGCCCCGTCGTGCATACGCCGCAGCGCGGGCGCGACATCACCTTCAAATATCTGTCGAGCGCCGAACAGGTGCTGGGCGGTCCGGGCTTCGCCTATCGCGGCGAGTGGCGCAGCAAGAACGGCGCGGTGCTCGAATTCGAAAACGAGATCGAAGGCATCACGATCAACGGCGTCGACATCATCACCTTCGGCGACGATGGCAGGATCACCCACTTCAAGGTGATGGTGCGCCCGCTCAAGGCGATCAATCTGCTGCACCGGCTGATGGGCGAGCAATTGATGCGGCAGGGACGTGAAGCCGGCGTTGCAAAGGCGCAATCGCAGTCTTGA
- a CDS encoding acyl-CoA dehydrogenase (product_source=KO:K00249; cath_funfam=1.10.540.10,1.20.140.10,2.40.110.10; cog=COG1960; ko=KO:K00249; pfam=PF00441,PF02770,PF02771,PF12418,PF12806; superfamily=47203,56645), which produces MPSYKAPLEDVGFLLNDVFQFDRYNNLPGFSDASADVRDAILEEAAKLSEQVLQPLNRVGDLEGCVRHDDGSVTTAKGFKEAFKQVTEGGWLGLSSPTEYGGQGLPVALSQTVSEFQISANMAFSMYGGLTMGATAALLVHGKPEQKTMFLPKMVAGEWTGTMNLTEPQCGTDLGLLRTKAVKQDDGSYKISGTKIFISAGEHDLADNIIHLVLARIEGAPAGIKGVSLFVVPKVLVNADGSLGARNGVSCGSIEHKMGIHGNSTCVMNYDGATGWLIGEENKGMQGMFVMMNEARLGVAVQGLAQSEVAYQNAVAYAKDRLQGRSLSGPKSPEKPADPIIVHPDVRRTLLTIRAFNEAARAMVVWTALKSDVAHRSDDPKERQAADDHMGLMTPVLKGVLTDGGFANAVSAQQMFGGHGYIAEWGMEQFVRDARIAMIYEGANGIQALDLVGRKLPRDGGRAAMAFFAEVGSFAKEHGTDEAMKPYVAPLSAALGHLQQATMWLMQNAMAKPDNAGAGATDYMQLFGLVTFAYMWAKMAKVAQDKIAASGATPYLTTKLVTGRFFMERMLPETSVHLARIQTGSATTMELPAEAF; this is translated from the coding sequence ATGCCGAGCTACAAGGCCCCCCTGGAAGACGTCGGTTTCCTGCTCAATGACGTGTTTCAGTTCGATCGCTACAACAATCTGCCCGGTTTCAGCGACGCCTCCGCCGACGTCCGCGACGCGATCCTGGAAGAGGCCGCCAAGCTCAGCGAGCAGGTGCTGCAGCCGCTGAACCGCGTCGGCGATCTCGAAGGCTGCGTTCGCCACGACGATGGCAGCGTCACCACGGCGAAAGGTTTTAAGGAAGCGTTCAAGCAGGTCACCGAAGGCGGCTGGCTTGGCCTCTCGTCTCCCACGGAATATGGCGGCCAGGGCCTGCCGGTGGCGCTGTCGCAGACCGTCTCCGAATTTCAGATCTCCGCCAACATGGCGTTCTCGATGTATGGCGGCCTCACCATGGGCGCTACCGCCGCGCTGCTGGTGCACGGCAAGCCCGAGCAGAAGACGATGTTCCTGCCGAAGATGGTGGCCGGCGAGTGGACCGGCACCATGAACCTGACCGAGCCGCAATGCGGCACCGATCTCGGTCTGCTCCGCACCAAGGCCGTGAAGCAGGACGACGGCAGCTACAAGATCTCAGGCACCAAGATCTTCATCTCCGCCGGCGAGCACGATCTGGCCGACAACATCATCCATCTGGTGCTGGCCCGCATCGAGGGCGCACCGGCCGGCATCAAGGGCGTCTCGCTGTTCGTGGTGCCGAAGGTGCTGGTCAATGCCGACGGTTCGCTCGGCGCGCGCAACGGCGTCTCCTGCGGCTCGATCGAGCACAAGATGGGCATCCACGGCAATTCCACCTGCGTGATGAACTACGACGGCGCCACCGGTTGGCTGATCGGCGAAGAGAACAAGGGCATGCAGGGCATGTTCGTGATGATGAACGAGGCCCGGCTCGGCGTCGCCGTGCAGGGCCTTGCGCAGTCCGAGGTCGCCTATCAGAACGCGGTGGCTTATGCGAAAGACCGGCTGCAGGGTCGCTCGCTATCGGGTCCGAAATCGCCGGAGAAGCCGGCCGATCCGATCATCGTGCATCCCGACGTGCGCCGCACGCTGCTCACCATCCGCGCCTTCAACGAAGCCGCGCGCGCCATGGTGGTGTGGACCGCGCTGAAGAGCGACGTCGCGCATCGCTCCGACGATCCCAAAGAACGCCAGGCCGCCGACGACCATATGGGTCTGATGACGCCGGTGCTGAAGGGCGTGCTGACTGATGGTGGCTTCGCCAATGCGGTGTCGGCGCAGCAGATGTTCGGCGGTCACGGTTACATCGCCGAATGGGGCATGGAGCAGTTCGTCAGGGATGCCCGCATCGCGATGATCTATGAAGGCGCCAACGGCATTCAGGCGCTGGATCTGGTCGGCCGCAAGCTGCCGCGCGACGGCGGCCGCGCGGCGATGGCGTTCTTCGCCGAGGTCGGCTCCTTCGCCAAGGAGCACGGAACGGATGAGGCGATGAAGCCCTATGTGGCGCCGCTCAGCGCCGCGCTCGGCCATCTGCAGCAGGCGACCATGTGGCTGATGCAGAATGCGATGGCCAAGCCCGACAATGCCGGCGCCGGCGCCACCGATTACATGCAATTGTTCGGCCTCGTCACCTTCGCCTATATGTGGGCGAAGATGGCGAAGGTGGCGCAGGACAAGATTGCCGCATCCGGCGCGACACCCTATCTGACCACCAAGCTTGTCACCGGCCGCTTCTTCATGGAACGGATGCTGCCGGAAACCTCGGTGCATCTCGCGCGCATCCAGACCGGCAGCGCCACCACGATGGAATTGCCGGCCGAAGCGTTCTAA
- a CDS encoding acetyl-CoA C-acetyltransferase (product_source=KO:K00626; cath_funfam=3.40.47.10; cog=COG0183; ko=KO:K00626; pfam=PF00108,PF02803; superfamily=53901; tigrfam=TIGR01930): MPEAYIYDHVRTPRGRGKADGALHEVTALALATAPLKALKERNNIQPGTIDDVILGCVDPVGEAGGDIARMAALSAGYGNDVPGIQINRFCASGLDAVNFAAAQVMSGQHAMTIGGGAESMSRVGIGASGGAWPVDPSIAVPAYFMPQGVSADLIATKYGFSRDDVDAYAVQSQQRAAKAWDEGRFKNSVVPVKDINGLTILAKDEHMRPTTTMQSLGQLQPSFVTMGQMGGFDAVAIQSHPEIERINYVHHAGNSSGIVDGAGAVLLGNEEAGKKAGLKPRAKIRAFANIGSEPAMMLTGPVDVTRKVLERSGMKLSDIDLFELNEAFASVVLRFMQAFDIDNAKINVNGGAIALGHPLGATGAMILGTVLDELERTNKSTALVTLCIGGGMGTATIIERV, encoded by the coding sequence ATGCCCGAGGCATATATCTACGATCACGTTCGCACCCCGCGCGGCCGCGGCAAGGCCGATGGCGCGCTGCATGAAGTGACCGCGCTGGCGCTGGCCACCGCGCCGCTGAAGGCGCTGAAGGAACGCAACAACATCCAGCCCGGCACCATCGACGATGTCATCCTTGGCTGCGTCGATCCGGTCGGCGAGGCCGGCGGTGACATCGCCCGCATGGCGGCGCTGTCGGCGGGTTACGGCAACGACGTGCCGGGCATCCAGATCAACCGCTTCTGCGCGTCCGGCCTCGACGCCGTGAATTTCGCCGCGGCGCAGGTGATGTCGGGCCAGCACGCCATGACCATTGGCGGCGGCGCGGAATCCATGAGCCGCGTCGGCATCGGCGCCTCCGGCGGCGCCTGGCCGGTGGATCCCTCCATCGCGGTGCCCGCTTACTTCATGCCGCAGGGCGTCTCCGCCGATCTGATCGCCACCAAATACGGTTTCTCCCGCGACGACGTCGATGCCTATGCGGTGCAGAGCCAGCAGCGCGCGGCGAAAGCGTGGGACGAGGGCCGCTTCAAGAATTCGGTGGTGCCGGTCAAGGACATCAATGGCCTCACCATCCTCGCCAAGGACGAGCACATGCGGCCGACCACGACGATGCAGTCGCTCGGCCAGTTGCAGCCGTCCTTCGTGACCATGGGACAGATGGGCGGCTTCGATGCGGTGGCGATCCAGTCGCATCCGGAAATCGAACGCATCAACTACGTCCACCATGCCGGCAATTCCTCGGGGATCGTCGATGGCGCGGGCGCCGTGCTGCTCGGCAACGAAGAGGCCGGCAAGAAGGCCGGCCTGAAGCCGCGCGCCAAAATCCGCGCCTTCGCCAATATCGGTTCCGAACCGGCGATGATGCTGACCGGCCCGGTCGATGTGACCAGGAAGGTGCTGGAGCGTTCCGGCATGAAACTGTCGGACATCGACCTGTTCGAACTCAACGAGGCCTTTGCCTCGGTGGTGCTGCGCTTCATGCAGGCGTTCGACATCGATAATGCCAAGATCAACGTCAATGGCGGCGCCATCGCGCTCGGCCATCCGCTCGGCGCCACCGGCGCGATGATCCTGGGGACCGTGCTCGATGAACTCGAGCGCACCAACAAGTCGACCGCCCTCGTCACGCTGTGCATCGGCGGCGGCATGGGCACTGCCACCATCATCGAACGCGTGTAA
- a CDS encoding 3-hydroxyacyl-CoA dehydrogenase/enoyl-CoA hydratase/3-hydroxybutyryl-CoA epimerase (product_source=KO:K01782; cath_funfam=1.10.1040.10,3.40.50.720,3.90.226.10; cog=COG1024,COG1250; ko=KO:K01782; pfam=PF00378,PF00725,PF02737; superfamily=48179,51735,52096): MTFKNFKVETDADGIALVTWDIPGRSMNVLDATTVEELDAIVTQTTADAAVKGVVITSGKEAFSAGADLSMLEGMNKTFAEARKAKGEEAAQQLLFDESRKLSLTLRKIETSGKPWVAAINGLALGGAFEVTLACHYRIAADNPKTRLGLPEIKVGLFPGGGGTQRLPRMLQPQDAMQMLLKGEAINLTKAKAMNIVGDVVPPSDLIKTAKDWIKAGGKAVAPWDEKGFKLPGGAVYSKQGMMIFPAGNAIYRRETYDNYPAARAIMQCAYEGLQLPMDAALRVESRYFSKILQSKEAAAMIRSLFISMQELSKGARRPPNVPPTKVKKLAIIGAGFMGASVGFVSARGGIDVVLIDRDQASADKGRGHCEAAIDGLIAKGRAKEADKAALMAKITATADFNVLKDCDLVIEAVFEDRAVKAEIYKRAQPLLKEGAIFASNTSTLPINSLAEEFTDQSKFIGIHFFSPVEKMMLVEIIVGKNTGDVALATALDYVRVIGKTPIVVNDSRGFFANRCVLRFTAEGLEMLMEGVPPAMIENTAKMAGMPVGPLSLSDEIALDLVLKIMKATEADLGSQAVDQAQKKLIVEMVEKQERLGRKNSKGFYEYPAKGKGQKSLWQGLGALVPKPVDPDTLDVEELKQRFLVVQAVEAARTVEDHVITDPREADVGSILGFGFAPFTGGTLSYIDFMGTKNFVALCHKLEAKYGSRFTPPKLLEDMAAKGETFYGRFPPKKLAAA, translated from the coding sequence ATGACCTTCAAGAACTTCAAGGTTGAGACCGACGCCGACGGCATCGCGCTGGTGACGTGGGACATTCCGGGCCGTTCGATGAACGTGCTGGACGCGACTACCGTCGAAGAGCTCGACGCCATCGTCACGCAGACCACCGCGGATGCCGCGGTCAAGGGCGTGGTGATCACGTCGGGCAAGGAGGCGTTCTCCGCCGGCGCCGATCTGTCGATGCTGGAAGGCATGAACAAGACCTTCGCCGAAGCCAGGAAGGCCAAGGGCGAGGAAGCCGCGCAGCAGTTGCTGTTCGATGAAAGCCGCAAGCTGTCGCTGACGCTGCGCAAGATCGAAACCTCGGGCAAGCCGTGGGTCGCCGCGATCAATGGTCTCGCGCTTGGCGGCGCCTTCGAAGTCACGCTGGCGTGCCATTACCGCATCGCTGCCGACAATCCGAAGACCCGGCTCGGCCTGCCGGAGATCAAGGTCGGCCTGTTCCCGGGCGGTGGCGGCACGCAGCGTTTGCCGCGCATGCTGCAGCCGCAGGATGCGATGCAGATGCTGCTCAAGGGCGAGGCGATCAATCTCACCAAGGCCAAGGCGATGAACATCGTCGGCGACGTTGTGCCCCCCAGCGATCTGATCAAGACCGCAAAGGACTGGATCAAGGCCGGCGGCAAGGCGGTGGCGCCGTGGGACGAGAAGGGTTTCAAGCTGCCCGGCGGCGCGGTGTATTCGAAGCAGGGCATGATGATCTTCCCCGCGGGCAATGCGATCTATCGCCGCGAGACCTACGACAACTATCCCGCCGCCCGCGCCATCATGCAGTGCGCCTATGAAGGCCTGCAATTGCCGATGGACGCGGCGCTGCGCGTTGAATCGCGCTACTTCTCGAAGATCCTGCAGAGCAAGGAAGCGGCGGCGATGATCCGCAGCCTGTTCATCTCGATGCAGGAACTGAGCAAGGGCGCGCGCCGCCCGCCAAATGTGCCGCCGACCAAGGTCAAGAAGCTCGCCATCATCGGCGCCGGCTTCATGGGCGCCAGCGTCGGCTTCGTCTCGGCGCGCGGCGGCATCGACGTGGTGCTGATCGACCGCGACCAGGCCAGCGCCGACAAGGGCCGTGGCCACTGCGAGGCCGCGATCGACGGCCTGATCGCCAAGGGGCGCGCCAAGGAGGCGGACAAGGCCGCGCTGATGGCGAAGATCACCGCGACGGCCGACTTCAACGTGTTGAAGGACTGCGACCTCGTCATCGAAGCGGTGTTCGAGGATCGCGCGGTCAAGGCCGAGATCTACAAGAGGGCGCAGCCGCTGCTGAAGGAAGGCGCGATTTTCGCGTCGAACACCTCGACGCTGCCGATCAATTCGCTGGCCGAGGAATTCACCGACCAGAGCAAGTTCATCGGCATCCATTTCTTCTCGCCGGTGGAGAAGATGATGCTGGTGGAGATCATCGTCGGCAAGAACACCGGCGATGTCGCGCTGGCCACTGCGCTGGATTACGTCCGCGTCATCGGCAAGACGCCGATCGTGGTCAATGATTCCCGCGGCTTCTTCGCCAATCGCTGCGTGCTGCGTTTCACCGCCGAAGGCCTGGAAATGCTGATGGAAGGCGTGCCGCCGGCGATGATCGAGAACACCGCCAAGATGGCCGGCATGCCGGTCGGGCCGCTGTCGCTATCCGACGAGATCGCGCTCGATCTGGTGCTGAAGATCATGAAGGCCACCGAAGCCGATCTTGGCTCGCAGGCGGTCGATCAGGCGCAGAAGAAACTGATCGTCGAGATGGTGGAGAAACAGGAGCGCCTCGGCCGCAAGAACAGCAAGGGCTTTTACGAATACCCTGCCAAGGGCAAAGGCCAGAAGAGCCTCTGGCAAGGTCTCGGCGCGCTGGTGCCGAAGCCCGTCGATCCCGATACGCTCGACGTCGAGGAACTGAAACAGCGCTTCCTCGTGGTGCAGGCGGTGGAAGCCGCGCGCACGGTAGAGGATCACGTCATCACCGATCCGCGCGAGGCCGACGTCGGCTCGATCCTCGGCTTTGGCTTTGCACCGTTCACCGGCGGCACGCTGAGCTATATCGACTTCATGGGTACGAAGAACTTCGTCGCGCTGTGCCACAAGCTCGAAGCCAAATACGGCTCGCGTTTCACGCCGCCAAAACTGCTCGAGGACATGGCCGCCAAGGGCGAAACCTTCTACGGCCGCTTCCCGCCGAAGAAGCTGGCGGCGGCGTAA
- a CDS encoding glutathione S-transferase (product_source=KO:K00799; cath_funfam=1.20.1050.10,3.40.30.10; cog=COG0625; ko=KO:K00799; pfam=PF13409,PF14497; superfamily=47616,52833), which yields MKLYYSPGACSLSPHIALLEAGLPYDLVKVDLKAKKLENGDDFLKINPKGQVPALGLDNGEMMTEGPVIIQMIADQASAKNLAPAKDSPERYRLQEMLNFITTELHKNFSPLFNPAIPDEVKAFFKDRITGKFKYLDSQLAGKDYLMGKQFSVADGYLFTMLRWAEAHKFDLSAMTNLMAYKARIAARPMVQEAMTKEGLMKAA from the coding sequence ATGAAGCTGTATTACTCGCCCGGCGCCTGCTCGCTGTCGCCCCATATCGCGCTTCTGGAAGCCGGTCTGCCCTACGACCTCGTCAAAGTCGATCTCAAGGCCAAGAAGCTTGAGAATGGCGACGATTTTCTCAAGATCAATCCCAAGGGCCAGGTGCCCGCGCTCGGTCTCGACAACGGCGAGATGATGACCGAAGGCCCGGTCATCATCCAGATGATCGCCGACCAGGCCTCTGCCAAGAACCTTGCCCCGGCCAAGGACAGCCCGGAGCGGTATCGCCTGCAGGAAATGCTCAACTTCATCACCACCGAGCTGCACAAGAACTTTTCGCCGCTGTTCAACCCGGCGATCCCCGACGAGGTGAAGGCGTTCTTCAAGGACCGCATCACCGGCAAGTTCAAATATCTCGACAGCCAGCTCGCCGGCAAAGACTACCTGATGGGCAAGCAGTTCAGCGTCGCCGACGGCTATCTGTTCACGATGCTGCGCTGGGCCGAAGCGCACAAGTTCGACCTCTCTGCCATGACCAACCTGATGGCCTACAAGGCCCGCATCGCCGCCCGCCCGATGGTGCAGGAAGCGATGACCAAGGAAGGCCTGATGAAGGCGGCGTAA